The following proteins are encoded in a genomic region of Puniceicoccales bacterium:
- a CDS encoding DNA-directed RNA polymerase subunit omega encodes MRDDYLYAAQNIISDPMILINIVSRRVRQLKFGAESFIDSLEWLSPEDVALREIVEGKISYELPDGKN; translated from the coding sequence ATGAGAGATGATTATTTATATGCGGCGCAGAATATAATAAGTGACCCGATGATATTAATAAACATTGTATCTCGGAGGGTTCGTCAGTTGAAGTTTGGGGCAGAATCCTTCATAGATTCGTTGGAGTGGCTTAGTCCGGAAGATGTGGCGCTTAGGGAAATAGTGGAAGGAAAGATTTCCTACGAACTTCCAGATGGAAAAAATTAG